The following are encoded together in the Hemicordylus capensis ecotype Gifberg chromosome 4, rHemCap1.1.pri, whole genome shotgun sequence genome:
- the GPR25 gene encoding probable G-protein coupled receptor 25, producing the protein MEPARLGTESVTTENGNSSFEPFTVDYYGFMDYDKCYPQELPYAYIVIPTLYFMTFLIGFFGNLFVILLMARKQGSKRLVDNFVLNLAVADLVFVCTLPFWAVSNALGYWSFGEGLCKFCSYTISVNRCSSILFLMGMSVERFLVVTKHWDSRSIGIKKNIIMSLGCVWVTSLLLGVPSVVYRKLSPVDGTSKYLCEGEPPNAFSLVLLIVTFLLPLGVILFCYCSIFSKLRGHVSLGKRRNNALKIIFAIVGVFICSWLPFHTLKAYITVIKAQNLDLSCQALVAFRWGVTISACLGFTNSCINPIIYVFMDQQFRQQALKSIPVFHNTKEDLQSSALSFSSTESSVLFGNRKKLPSATSMQVGGTKGKGRDV; encoded by the coding sequence ATGGAACCTGCTCGGCTGGGGACTGAATCAGTGACGACTGAAAATGGGAACAGCAGCTTTGAACCATTCACCGTAGACTATTACGGCTTTATGGATTATGACAAGTGCTACCCGCAAGAGCTCCCATATGCATACATCGTCATCCCCACTCTCTATTTCATGACTTTCCTCATTGGTTTCTTTGGCAACTTGTTTGTGATTCTGCTAATGGCACGGAAACAAGGCAGCAAGAGGCTTGTAGACAACTTTGTCCTCAACCTGGCTGTGGCTGACCTGGTCTTTGTATGTACCCTGCCCTTCTGGGCTGTATCCAATGCTCTTGGCTACTGGTCCTTCGGAGAGGGGCTGTGCAAGTTTTGTAGCTATACCATCTCTGTGAACCGttgctccagcatcctgttcctgaTGGGGATGAGTGTGGAACGCTTCCTTGTGGTGACAAAGCACTGGGATTCCAGGTCCATTGGCATAAAGAAAAACATCATTATGAGCCTTGGTTGCGTCTGGGTGACCTCCCTTCTGCTGGGAGTTCCATCTGTAGTCTACAGAAAATTGAGCCCCGTGGATGGCACCAGCAAGTATTTGTGTGAAGGTGAACCCCCCAATGCTTTCAGTTTGGTTTTACTCATCGTTACCTTCCTGCTTCCCTTAGGAGTAATCTTGTTCTGCTATTGCTCAATCTTCTCCAAGCTTCGAGGCCATGTCAGCCTAGGCAAGAGGAGGAACAATGCCCTTAAAATCATCTTTGCCATTGTTGGAGTCTTCATCTGTTCCTGGCTGCCTTTTCACACCCTGAAGGCATACATCACCGTCATCAAGGCCCAGAACCTGGATCTGTCTTGCCAGGCATTAGTGGCTTTCAGGTGGGGGGTGACCATCAGTGCTTGCCTGGGCTTCACAAACAGCTGCATTAATCCTATCATCTACGTCTTTATGGATCAGCAATTTCGACAGCAAGCTTTGAAGAGCATCCCTGTTTTTCATAACACCAAGGAAGATCTACAAAGCTCAGCCCTGTCCTTTTCATCTACAGAGTCAAGTGTCCTATTTGGCAATAGGAAGAAGCTCCCATCAGCCACCTCAATGCAGGTGGGAGGCACAAAGGGCAAAGGGAGAGATGTATAA